A window of the Desulfobacula toluolica Tol2 genome harbors these coding sequences:
- a CDS encoding sigma-54 interaction domain-containing protein, whose amino-acid sequence MEISQNYEPEFDSLQDLMLHMGRKCSAEEIPHLVAKTFAARPHVGLVRIWTVQPGKDCNACHRKHLCRETSCLHMVASVTKHKENTAWNCTTGADSRIPIGFSEIGSVALTGVGIRIHNFDENQKKLFQDIQDTTPEIVGVGIQPLALKNDILGIIAVYALIDLKRVRRGDRWLGNVAGFVAFALSNARAFEEIESLRAQLELENEYLRNEIHHIQSPGGIIGKSPPVISMLDQIAQVAPTEASVLILGESGTGKELVAREIHKRSLRKKKPMISVNCASIPGELYESEFFGHKKGAFTGAISDRGGRFQAADGGTLFLDEVGEIPLLIQGKLLRVLQEGMYERIGEEKTRKVDVRIIAATNRNIEQEIAAGNFRQDLYYRLNVFPIEVVPLRKRKKDIPILARHFLKSVSKKMNHAVPQLTDSNIRELMDYEWPGNVRELQNIIERAVITSRSGRFFFHLPVASTQIETSKEPAENPWDTTKETVIFTEQQIRAKTRKNMIAALKKCKGTIYGDHGAAMLLGISPTTLSSRISRMKITKQEIFNEKKISADIDLE is encoded by the coding sequence ATGGAAATTTCACAAAATTATGAGCCGGAATTTGATTCGCTTCAGGATCTCATGTTGCATATGGGAAGAAAGTGTTCGGCAGAAGAGATACCTCATTTGGTTGCAAAAACCTTTGCAGCAAGACCCCATGTAGGGCTTGTCAGAATATGGACAGTGCAGCCGGGCAAGGATTGCAATGCATGCCACAGAAAACATCTGTGCCGGGAAACATCCTGCCTTCACATGGTGGCAAGCGTTACAAAACACAAGGAAAACACCGCATGGAACTGCACCACCGGAGCGGACAGCCGTATTCCAATAGGATTTTCCGAAATAGGCAGTGTGGCCCTGACAGGGGTGGGAATTCGAATTCATAACTTTGATGAAAACCAGAAAAAATTATTTCAGGACATACAGGATACAACCCCGGAAATCGTTGGCGTCGGGATTCAGCCCCTTGCCTTGAAAAATGATATTCTCGGCATCATAGCGGTTTATGCCCTGATTGATCTTAAGCGGGTCAGAAGAGGAGACCGTTGGCTGGGAAATGTTGCCGGATTTGTTGCCTTTGCCCTTTCCAATGCACGGGCGTTTGAAGAAATTGAATCATTAAGAGCCCAGCTTGAATTGGAAAATGAATACCTGAGAAACGAGATTCATCACATCCAGTCACCCGGGGGGATTATCGGAAAAAGCCCTCCTGTAATCAGCATGCTTGACCAGATCGCCCAGGTTGCGCCAACCGAGGCCAGTGTCCTGATTCTCGGAGAATCGGGAACAGGCAAGGAGCTTGTGGCAAGAGAGATCCACAAGCGCAGCCTTCGCAAGAAAAAACCCATGATAAGCGTTAATTGCGCCTCCATTCCAGGAGAACTGTATGAAAGCGAGTTCTTCGGCCACAAAAAAGGGGCGTTTACCGGAGCCATATCTGACAGAGGGGGGAGATTCCAGGCAGCAGACGGAGGAACCCTGTTTTTGGATGAAGTCGGGGAAATACCGCTTTTAATCCAGGGAAAACTGCTTCGAGTTCTTCAAGAAGGCATGTATGAACGTATCGGAGAAGAAAAGACCCGGAAAGTGGATGTCAGAATCATTGCCGCCACCAACAGAAACATTGAACAGGAAATTGCAGCCGGTAATTTTCGGCAGGATTTGTATTACAGGCTCAATGTTTTTCCAATTGAAGTTGTCCCATTGCGCAAACGAAAAAAGGATATCCCCATTCTTGCCAGGCATTTTTTAAAATCCGTGTCAAAAAAAATGAATCATGCCGTGCCACAGCTGACCGATTCAAACATAAGAGAACTCATGGATTACGAGTGGCCAGGAAATGTGCGGGAACTGCAAAATATTATTGAACGAGCCGTTATCACATCACGATCCGGCCGTTTTTTTTTCCATTTGCCAGTGGCATCCACACAGATTGAAACGTCCAAAGAACCGGCTGAAAATCCATGGGATACCACCAAAGAGACTGTAATTTTTACAGAACAGCAGATCAGGGCAAAAACCAGGAAAAACATGATCGCTGCCCTGAAAAAATGCAAAGGAACAATATATGGCGATCATGGTGCGGCAATGCTTCTGGGAATATCTCCCACCACCCTTTCCTCACGAATCAGCCGCATGAAAATAACAAAACAAGAGATATTCAACGAAAAAAAAATCAGCGCAGATATTGATCTGGAATAG